The following are encoded in a window of Synergistota bacterium genomic DNA:
- the rpmA gene encoding 50S ribosomal protein L27, whose amino-acid sequence MIDLQLFAHKKGGGSTQNGRDSHSKRLGVKRYDLQFVKAGNVIVRQRGTRIHPGKNVGMGDDFTLYALIDGYVKFERLDKRRKRVSVYPEPALA is encoded by the coding sequence ATGATAGATCTTCAGCTTTTCGCTCACAAGAAAGGCGGGGGAAGCACTCAGAATGGTAGGGATAGTCATAGCAAGAGACTCGGCGTTAAGAGATATGATCTTCAATTCGTTAAGGCAGGAAATGTTATAGTTCGTCAAAGAGGGACAAGAATTCATCCGGGAAAGAACGTTGGAATGGGAGACGACTTTACCCTTTATGCCTTAATAGATGGATATGTGAAATTTGAGAGGTTGGATAAGAGAAGGAAGAGGGTCAGCGTTTATCCCGAGCCGGCTCTTGCCTGA